A window of the Lepisosteus oculatus isolate fLepOcu1 chromosome 14, fLepOcu1.hap2, whole genome shotgun sequence genome harbors these coding sequences:
- the LOC138242840 gene encoding zona pellucida sperm-binding protein 3-like, producing the protein MYFQATAYFATAEQRLYIHSCYVTEKPDQHSQPRFPVIDNLGCMMDSKADGCLSRFVPSKQKDVLRFTIDAFLFQKKLSRKHEVTELYMHCVMAVAPAKATPGTKSCTYNREAKRWEELYGDHEVCACCESRCAGSRNEGTRSLVTSSRVAVAPVEAPLDVGADWTEDEEGDPQSSSEDAESTREDVEGAEDFGDVGQWRGA; encoded by the exons atgtacttccaggccactgcctactttgccacagcggagcagaggctgtacatccactcgtgttacgtaacggagaaaccagaccagcactcccagccccgtttccccgtgatcgacaacttggg gtgcatgatggacagcaaggcagatggctgcctgtccaggtttgtcccctccaagcagaaggatgtgctccgcttcacaattgatgccttcctcttccagaagaagctgtccaggaag catgaagtgactgagctgtacatgcactgtgtcatggctgtggctcctgctaaagcaacaccagggaccaagtcctgcacctacaacagggaggctaagag gtgggaggagctgtatggtgaccatgaggtctgtgcctgctgtgagtccaggtgtgctggcagtcggaatgaag gtaccaggagcctggtgaccagtagtcgggtggctgtggcaccagtagaagctcctctggatgtgggagctgactggactgaggatgaggaaggagaccctcagagctccagtgaagatgctgagagcaccagagaggatgtggagggagcagaggactttggagatgttggccagtggagag gtgcctga